The following coding sequences are from one Hydra vulgaris chromosome 04, alternate assembly HydraT2T_AEP window:
- the LOC136079352 gene encoding uncharacterized protein LOC136079352 yields the protein MGPKKKKNVHVSESVRRPLYLLTNPTSQLPNTQLPTNGSILRYYQYLTSSKKKRFIKTQINMACKKQKGTRNLVCKSRDFCDLETQSDCLIRQIVNIWTKAGFQAYIISEYSILDKLQALHKKYQLLKKRVTLKDTKDTRENIKNEFISTMEQLFDIGKDNLEQLMRSDKITPRTQAAIEEDLNFYLDQQTDRKWFISKPDKELATIIEKRLERYKRQEQMRMKYLEEKERCKSAPPPLDESDENLTPTKKR from the exons atgggtccaaaaaagaagaaaaatgtcCATGTAAGTGAAAGTGTCAGACGACCATTATATCTGTTAACTAACCCAACTTCACAGCTACCAAATACGCAGCTTCCAACCAATGGTAGTATTTTaagatattatcaatatttaacttcaagtaaaaagaaaagatttattaaaacacaaattaacATGGCCTGTAAGAAGCAAAAAGGAACAAGGAACTTGGTGTGCAAAA gTAGAGATTTTTGTGACCTTGAGACACAATCAGACTGCTTGATTAGACAAATAGTCAACATTTGGACCAAAGCAGGATTTCAAGCATACATCATTTCAGAATATTCAATTCTTGACAAACTTCAAGCTCTACACAAGAAGtatcaacttttgaaaaaacgtGTTACCCTGAAAGATACCAAAGATACTAGAGAAAATATTAAGAATGAATTCATTTCAACAATGGAACAGTTGTTTGACATAGGCAAAGATAACTTAGAGCAACTGATGAGAAGTGACAAAATAACACCAAGAACACAAGCTGCTATTGAGGAAGACCTAAATTTCTATCTAGACCAGCAAACAGACAG gaaGTGGTTTATTTCTAAGCCAGATAAAGAGCTAGCTACCATCATTGAGAAACGACTAGAAAGGTATAAAAGACAAGAACAAATGAGAATGAAGTACCTAGAGGAGAAAGAAAGATGTAAATCAGCTCCCCCGCCACTTGATGAAAGTGATGAAAACTTGACGCCAACTAAGAAAAGGTAA